The window AGCTGTTATTGTGGTTACACATTAATACTTTACCTGACCCAATTGCAGGTTTCTGAAAGCAATAGACAGATTTAATGATCTTGTGGTTTCAGTTTATGTTACAGCAGGCCATATCCTTCTATCGCTCAATAAGTTAATCATCATCCATCATACCATTCAGGCTAATGCTATGGCAAGCTCACCATTGTTTTTATTGACATCTGATCAGTCATTCATGCATAGGTTTTGCTGGCTATTCTATTTGTTTTTCTGGTCATTAATTAGCTTTTCCTTAACTTGGTATCCATACATACACGATTTATGCTCCTCCATGACTCTCGTAATGACGATGGAATTAAGAGCTTCTTCCAAGAGGTTCATGAGCTCTACATAAAGGTAAAGTCCTGTTCTATGCATTTCTTCTGAACTATTGCTTGTAACTCTGCAAACCTAGAGGCTTTAGCACAGGTTCCTGATTCAGGTCAGTTAATCAATGTTTTGATCTGATATGGTTCGTTAATCAGAATGTGGGATTTGATTTTGCAGACTCTTCTCAATCCCCTCTATTTGCCTGGTTCCCGCATTACATCTTCTCATTTTGATACGAAAGTCCGAGCGCTTGCAAGAAAATATCTGTAGAAGCCGTTGCTCGGAAGCTAATGTCATGCTGCAGGGATATGCTGGCAAGTTTCTTCAGCCTTCATGAGCTCCTCTTGCAATATTTTGATTCTTTTGGAAGTCTTCCAATGGCTGCTGCTGATTATTTTCCTAAAACATTCTGAACATGCTGTTTTCCCAGCTATATGGTTGCAGTTTTCCTGCACCAGTATTAGAGATTGTAAGCGTGTGCCATTCCATTCAGGCACCATGTAGTCTttgagttctttttttttttggatgttTTGGCTGTTATGGGACATTGAGCATCAT of the Punica granatum isolate Tunisia-2019 chromosome 6, ASM765513v2, whole genome shotgun sequence genome contains:
- the LOC116211696 gene encoding transport protein particle 20 kDa subunit, with the protein product MATTACFIIVSRNDIPIYEAEVGSTVKREDAAHLHQFILHAAQDIVQDLAWTTSAMFLKAIDRFNDLVVSVYVTAGHTRFMLLHDSRNDDGIKSFFQEVHELYIKTLLNPLYLPGSRITSSHFDTKVRALARKYL